A window of the Fusobacterium sp. genome harbors these coding sequences:
- a CDS encoding peptidylprolyl isomerase, which yields MKNIFKFLLMVLVFVSAVSCSSLKKMLNSQEVARYNDVRATFVTTQGEISFYLYPEAAPVTVANFVNLAKRGYYDNTKIHRAVENFVVQGGDPTETGTGGPGYFIPDEIVNWLDFFQQGMLAMANAGPNTGGSQYFMTLYPAEWLNGKHTIFGEYISDSDFEKIRKLEVGDVIKEIKFTGDVDLILSLHKDQVEEWNAILNKEYPNLKEYPVKDISAYGGQVAEYKEELQNIYARKTKEEENEKEYFIPRMIRATERKIKGIVSSDEEPSEL from the coding sequence ATGAAAAATATATTTAAGTTTTTATTAATGGTACTAGTTTTTGTGAGTGCAGTTTCTTGTTCAAGTCTGAAAAAAATGCTTAATAGTCAAGAGGTTGCAAGATATAATGATGTAAGAGCTACATTTGTAACAACACAAGGGGAAATAAGTTTTTATCTTTATCCAGAAGCAGCTCCAGTTACGGTTGCTAACTTTGTTAATCTAGCTAAAAGAGGATATTATGATAATACTAAGATACATCGTGCTGTAGAAAACTTTGTTGTTCAAGGAGGAGATCCTACTGAAACTGGAACTGGTGGACCAGGATATTTCATCCCTGATGAAATAGTTAATTGGCTTGATTTTTTTCAACAAGGTATGTTAGCTATGGCTAACGCTGGACCTAATACAGGAGGGTCACAATATTTTATGACTTTATATCCTGCTGAATGGTTAAATGGAAAACACACTATATTTGGTGAATATATAAGTGATTCTGATTTTGAAAAGATAAGAAAACTTGAAGTTGGAGATGTTATCAAAGAGATAAAATTTACTGGAGATGTTGATCTTATTCTTTCGCTACATAAAGATCAAGTTGAAGAATGGAATGCAATATTAAATAAAGAATATCCAAACTTAAAAGAATATCCTGTAAAAGATATATCAGCTTATGGTGGACAGGTTGCTGAATATAAAGAAGAATTACAAAATATATATGCTAGAAAGACTAAAGAAGAAGAAAATGAAAAAGAGTATTTTATTCCAAGAATGATAAGAGCTACTGAAAGAAAAATAAAAGGAATAGTTTCTTCTGATGAAGAACCATCAGAATTATAA
- a CDS encoding tetratricopeptide repeat protein: MKSILSQETISNLEQMDYLEDILKTVYSGIDKGLYTEEEMENDLEAVLWLAYAYINYDTYSAYLKAERLLKKVEKQGGKNGVWCYRYASSLLFLKKYELALRYCEQATENDPEYPWGWLLLAKMYYKFNEKEKAFKAIENGLKLVPNDYEFTTLKKEIEDGESFSKIINHYIDEEYDKSRTDEEDRLERLEKEISEYRKRYEGRAKQKC, translated from the coding sequence ATGAAAAGCATATTATCACAGGAAACAATAAGTAATTTAGAACAAATGGATTATCTTGAAGATATTTTAAAAACTGTATATTCTGGAATAGATAAAGGACTTTATACAGAAGAGGAAATGGAAAATGATCTTGAAGCAGTTTTGTGGCTTGCTTATGCTTATATTAATTATGATACTTACTCTGCATATCTGAAAGCTGAAAGATTATTAAAAAAAGTTGAAAAACAAGGTGGAAAAAATGGAGTTTGGTGCTATCGTTATGCTTCATCTCTTTTATTCTTAAAAAAATATGAATTAGCCCTGAGGTATTGTGAACAAGCAACTGAAAATGACCCTGAGTATCCTTGGGGATGGCTGCTTCTAGCAAAAATGTATTATAAGTTTAATGAAAAAGAAAAAGCTTTTAAAGCTATAGAAAATGGATTGAAACTTGTTCCTAATGATTATGAATTTACCACTTTGAAAAAAGAAATAGAAGATGGAGAAAGTTTTTCAAAAATAATAAATCATTATATTGATGAAGAATATGATAAATCTCGTACAGATGAAGAAGACAGATTAGAAAGATTAGAGAAAGAAATTTCTGAGTACAGAAAAAGATATGAAGGCCGAGCAAAACAAAAATGTTAA
- a CDS encoding CD3324 family protein has protein sequence MKYINADIILPEYLIQKLQEYAQGKYIYIPIKKGKYKKWGEVSGYKKEIEERNKKINKEYRNGISVSDLSKKYYLSVSGIRKILYKK, from the coding sequence ATGAAATATATAAATGCAGATATAATATTGCCAGAATATTTAATACAAAAACTTCAAGAGTATGCTCAAGGAAAATACATATATATTCCTATAAAAAAAGGAAAATATAAAAAATGGGGTGAAGTATCTGGTTATAAAAAAGAAATAGAAGAAAGAAATAAAAAGATAAATAAAGAATATCGCAATGGTATATCTGTTTCAGATCTTTCTAAAAAATACTATCTTTCTGTTTCTGGCATTAGAAAAATACTTTATAAAAAATAA
- a CDS encoding CoA-disulfide reductase: MKKIIIVGGVAAGMSAASKAKREKKDLEITVYEMTDIISWGSCGLPYYVGNFYDDPKRMIAKSLEEFQKEGITIKMKHEVIGVDIEKKEISVKNLTTEEIFKDKYDELIITTGASAVKPPIKNIDLENVFTLKEFSDGIVLKKAMMESENKRVVIIGAGYIGLEVAEAAVNLNKEVRIIQLDDRVIPGSFDKEMTDIMEKEIRGHKDVFLNLGESVSEFEGKSGKVSEVRTNKGVYPADIVVLATGVRPNTKFLDGTGIETLKNGAIVIDERGRSSIKDIYAAGDCATVYHKLKKENVYIPLATTSNKIGRVVGENLAGKDKEFKGTLGSAAIKVLDLEAGRTGLSSDEAEKMGINYKSVFIHDKNQTSYYPGQEDLYVKIIYEADTKKILGGQLIGKKGAVLRVDVLAAGIDKGMTTDELAYLDLCYAPPFSRPWDLLNVAGNLAK; encoded by the coding sequence ATGAAAAAAATAATAATAGTAGGAGGAGTAGCAGCAGGAATGAGTGCTGCTTCAAAAGCTAAAAGAGAGAAAAAAGACCTTGAGATAACTGTATATGAAATGACTGATATAATTTCATGGGGGAGTTGCGGACTTCCATATTATGTAGGAAATTTTTATGATGATCCAAAAAGAATGATAGCAAAATCTTTAGAAGAATTTCAAAAAGAAGGAATAACTATAAAAATGAAACATGAAGTTATTGGAGTGGATATTGAAAAAAAAGAAATTTCAGTAAAAAATTTAACCACAGAAGAAATATTTAAAGATAAATATGATGAATTAATAATTACAACTGGAGCCTCTGCTGTAAAACCTCCAATTAAAAATATAGATTTAGAAAATGTGTTTACTTTGAAAGAATTCTCTGACGGGATTGTTTTAAAAAAAGCTATGATGGAATCAGAAAATAAAAGAGTAGTAATAATAGGAGCAGGATATATAGGATTGGAAGTAGCAGAAGCAGCTGTTAATTTGAATAAAGAGGTAAGAATAATTCAATTGGATGATAGGGTTATTCCAGGAAGCTTTGATAAAGAGATGACAGATATAATGGAGAAAGAAATAAGAGGGCATAAAGATGTATTTCTGAATTTAGGTGAATCTGTTTCTGAATTTGAAGGAAAAAGTGGTAAAGTTTCTGAAGTAAGGACTAATAAAGGAGTTTATCCTGCAGATATAGTTGTTTTAGCAACAGGAGTGAGACCTAATACAAAATTTTTAGATGGTACTGGAATTGAGACTTTAAAAAATGGTGCAATAGTTATAGATGAAAGAGGAAGAAGCAGTATAAAAGATATTTATGCAGCTGGAGATTGTGCAACTGTTTATCATAAATTAAAAAAAGAAAATGTGTACATTCCATTGGCTACTACATCAAATAAAATAGGAAGAGTAGTTGGAGAAAATCTTGCTGGAAAAGATAAAGAATTTAAAGGAACATTAGGTTCAGCAGCAATAAAAGTTTTAGATTTGGAAGCAGGAAGAACTGGTTTATCATCAGATGAAGCAGAAAAAATGGGAATAAATTACAAGTCTGTATTTATACATGATAAAAATCAAACTTCTTATTATCCAGGACAAGAGGATCTTTATGTAAAAATTATTTATGAGGCAGATACTAAGAAAATTTTAGGAGGGCAGCTTATCGGAAAAAAAGGAGCTGTATTAAGAGTAGATGTGTTAGCGGCAGGTATTGATAAAGGAATGACAACAGATGAACTTGCATATTTGGATTTATGTTATGCTCCACCGTTTTCACGACCTTGGGATCTTTTAAATGTTGCAGGGAATTTGGCTAAATAA
- a CDS encoding ABC transporter permease, which yields MVKKNKLGTLYTLPITLWLIIFFMIPMVIVLAYAFLKKGTYGGVELELSTASFYIFTDKVFLTILFKTTYISVLVTVFTVLLSIPTSYYIARSKYKKELLFLVIVPFWTNFLIRIYAWIALLGNNGFINSILMKIGIINEPLQFLYNTGAVIVISVYTSLPFAILPLYAVIEKFDFSLMEAARDLGATNGQAFFKIFIPNIKPGIITAVLFTFIPTLGSYAVPKLVGGTQATMLGNIIAQHLTVTRNWPLASTISGALILVTSIAIFIFMKLSNRKMKLDEGVDENE from the coding sequence CTGGTGAAGAAAAATAAACTAGGAACTTTATACACTCTGCCAATAACTTTATGGCTGATAATCTTTTTTATGATTCCAATGGTTATAGTATTAGCATATGCTTTTTTAAAGAAAGGAACTTATGGTGGAGTAGAATTAGAATTGTCTACTGCAAGTTTTTATATATTTACAGATAAAGTTTTTCTGACTATACTTTTTAAAACAACATATATATCTGTATTGGTAACTGTTTTCACAGTTCTCTTATCCATACCTACATCTTATTATATAGCTAGATCTAAATATAAAAAAGAGCTGCTGTTTTTAGTAATTGTACCATTTTGGACAAATTTTCTAATAAGGATATATGCATGGATAGCACTTCTTGGTAATAATGGATTTATTAATTCTATTCTTATGAAAATAGGAATAATAAATGAACCACTGCAGTTTCTTTATAATACAGGTGCTGTTATAGTAATATCAGTATATACAAGTCTGCCTTTTGCTATACTTCCTCTTTATGCAGTAATAGAAAAGTTTGATTTTTCTCTAATGGAAGCAGCAAGAGATTTAGGAGCAACAAATGGACAGGCATTTTTTAAAATATTTATTCCTAACATAAAACCTGGAATAATAACAGCTGTTCTATTTACATTTATTCCTACATTGGGTTCTTATGCTGTTCCTAAATTAGTTGGAGGAACACAAGCCACTATGCTTGGGAATATAATAGCTCAGCATTTGACTGTTACTAGAAATTGGCCTTTAGCATCTACTATATCAGGGGCATTAATACTGGTAACATCTATTGCAATATTTATTTTCATGAAATTAAGTAATAGAAAGATGAAACTTGATGAAGGAGTTGATGAAAATGAATAA
- a CDS encoding ABC transporter permease, with translation MNKRKTSLFFFLLSMLFFYIPLLILIIYSFNEGKSMVWKGFSLKWYEELFMYSDNIWKAFRYSVFIAVLSGIISTVIGTLGAIGLQWYDFKGKKALQLLTYIPLVIPEIILGVSLLILFATIKFELGLTTIFIAHTTFNIPFVLFIILSRLEEFDYAIVEAAYDLGATELQTLIKVIIPAILPGIVSGFLISVTLSFDDFVTTFFVAGPGSSTLPLRIYSMIRLGVSPVINALSVLLIGISIILTLSTKSLQKYFVK, from the coding sequence ATGAATAAGAGAAAAACTTCACTATTTTTCTTTTTACTTTCAATGCTGTTTTTCTATATTCCTTTGCTCATATTGATTATCTATTCTTTCAATGAAGGAAAATCTATGGTTTGGAAAGGATTTTCTTTAAAATGGTATGAAGAACTTTTCATGTATTCAGATAATATTTGGAAAGCATTTAGATATAGTGTATTTATAGCTGTGTTGTCAGGGATAATTTCCACAGTAATAGGAACATTAGGAGCTATTGGGCTTCAATGGTATGACTTTAAAGGAAAAAAAGCATTGCAGCTTTTAACTTATATTCCATTGGTAATACCAGAAATAATACTTGGAGTATCTCTTTTAATTTTATTTGCTACAATAAAATTTGAACTTGGTTTGACAACTATATTTATAGCACATACTACTTTTAATATACCTTTTGTGCTTTTTATTATTTTATCAAGATTAGAAGAATTTGATTATGCAATAGTTGAAGCAGCTTACGATCTTGGAGCAACAGAGCTTCAAACTTTAATAAAAGTAATAATACCAGCTATTCTTCCAGGAATAGTATCAGGATTTTTAATATCTGTTACACTGTCTTTTGATGATTTTGTAACTACTTTTTTTGTAGCAGGACCAGGGTCTTCTACCCTTCCACTGCGTATTTATTCTATGATCAGATTGGGAGTTTCACCAGTTATAAACGCACTTTCTGTACTGCTGATAGGAATATCAATAATATTAACTTTATCTACAAAAAGTCTACAAAAATATTTTGTTAAATAA
- a CDS encoding aminotransferase class V-fold PLP-dependent enzyme — protein MEMIIIDKKIYYFDNSATSFPKPESVYKSVEQAIRFYGANPGRGGHRMTVEASKAIYETREKIAALFNIKNPLQIAFTYNSTYALNFAVKGIIPKNSHIITTSLEHNSVLRPIFYEKDENNAHISIISPSEDGNIHSENIINAMTSETKAVILTHMSNVTGAIIDLLPVTTEARKRNILTIVDASQSAGFLDIDVEKLKIDVLCFTGHKSLFGLQGTGGIYIRDGIKISPVIEGGTGSFSKMKRQPLSMPEALEAGTLNTPSIISLGAGIDFLNSVGLENIRKHENNLTKKFIEGLKNIKEIIIYGPEKRGPVVTLNITGIDSGDLAAYLDEEYGILTRAGIHCAPLAHETMKSGENGGVRFSFGYFNTEEDINYAVNILKNIVYDLESI, from the coding sequence ATGGAGATGATTATCATAGACAAAAAAATTTATTATTTTGATAATTCTGCAACTTCTTTTCCAAAACCTGAATCTGTTTATAAAAGTGTTGAACAAGCTATCAGATTTTATGGTGCTAATCCTGGGAGAGGAGGCCATAGAATGACTGTGGAGGCTTCTAAAGCTATTTATGAAACAAGAGAAAAAATTGCTGCTCTTTTCAATATTAAAAATCCTCTTCAAATAGCTTTTACTTATAATTCCACATATGCTTTAAATTTCGCTGTAAAAGGTATTATTCCAAAAAATTCTCATATAATTACTACTTCTCTTGAACATAATTCTGTTTTAAGACCAATTTTTTATGAAAAAGATGAAAACAATGCTCACATATCTATTATATCCCCTTCTGAAGATGGAAATATCCATTCTGAAAATATTATAAATGCTATGACTTCTGAAACAAAAGCTGTTATTCTTACACATATGTCAAATGTCACTGGTGCTATAATTGATTTACTTCCAGTTACCACAGAAGCAAGAAAAAGAAATATTCTAACAATAGTAGATGCTTCACAAAGTGCTGGTTTTTTAGACATAGATGTAGAAAAGTTAAAAATAGATGTACTCTGTTTTACTGGTCATAAATCTTTATTTGGATTACAGGGAACAGGAGGAATATATATCAGAGATGGAATTAAAATTTCTCCTGTAATTGAAGGTGGTACTGGCAGTTTCTCAAAAATGAAAAGACAGCCTCTTTCAATGCCAGAAGCTCTTGAAGCAGGAACTCTTAACACTCCCAGTATAATAAGCCTTGGAGCTGGAATAGATTTTCTGAATTCTGTTGGTTTGGAAAATATAAGAAAACATGAAAATAATCTTACAAAAAAATTTATAGAGGGATTAAAAAATATAAAAGAAATAATAATTTATGGTCCAGAAAAAAGAGGACCAGTTGTTACTCTAAATATTACAGGAATTGATTCTGGAGATCTTGCTGCTTATCTTGATGAAGAATATGGTATTCTTACAAGAGCAGGTATTCATTGTGCTCCCTTAGCCCATGAAACTATGAAATCAGGTGAAAATGGAGGAGTTAGATTTTCTTTTGGATACTTTAATACAGAAGAAGATATCAATTATGCTGTTAATATTCTTAAAAATATAGTTTATGATCTTGAAAGTATTTAA
- a CDS encoding ABC transporter ATP-binding protein produces MRKKDIKIENINKSYDGVQVLKNINLNIEDGEFFSILGPSGCGKTTLLRMIAGFIEPDSGAIYLGDENIISLPPNKRNVNTIFQKYALFPHLSVYENVAFPLRIKKVDEATIDEEVKKFIKMVGLNEHIYKKPNQLSGGQQQRVSIARALINKPGVLLLDEPLSALDAKLRQNLLIELDTIHDEVGITFIFITHDQQEALSISDRIAVMNEGKVLQVGTPAEVYEAPADSFVADFIGENNFFDGRIISIQNEIYATLINDDLGELIFEMDKPAKVGDYVQVSIRPEKIKLSKTMPKKLNENHNILKVYVDEVIYSGFQSKYFVWLNNDKKNPFKVFKQHAVYFDDNDEGAIWWDEDAYISWDADDGFLVEVRTGEEK; encoded by the coding sequence TTGAGAAAAAAAGATATTAAAATTGAAAATATCAATAAAAGTTATGATGGAGTTCAAGTATTAAAGAACATCAATTTAAATATAGAAGATGGAGAATTTTTTTCTATTTTAGGACCTTCAGGATGTGGAAAGACTACACTTTTGAGAATGATAGCTGGATTTATAGAACCTGATAGTGGAGCAATTTATTTAGGAGATGAAAATATAATATCACTTCCTCCTAATAAAAGAAATGTAAATACTATTTTTCAAAAATATGCTTTATTCCCGCACTTGAGTGTATATGAAAATGTAGCATTTCCATTGAGAATAAAAAAAGTAGATGAGGCAACCATTGATGAAGAAGTAAAGAAATTTATTAAAATGGTAGGACTTAATGAACATATATATAAAAAACCAAATCAATTATCTGGAGGGCAGCAACAGAGGGTTTCTATAGCCAGAGCCTTGATAAATAAACCAGGGGTACTTCTTTTAGATGAGCCTTTGTCAGCTCTTGATGCTAAATTGAGGCAAAATCTTTTAATAGAATTGGACACTATCCATGATGAAGTAGGAATAACATTTATTTTTATAACACATGATCAGCAGGAAGCGCTCTCTATTTCTGACAGAATAGCTGTAATGAATGAAGGAAAGGTACTGCAAGTAGGAACTCCAGCAGAGGTGTATGAGGCTCCTGCAGATTCTTTTGTAGCTGATTTTATAGGAGAGAATAATTTTTTTGATGGAAGAATAATATCAATACAGAATGAAATATATGCAACTCTTATAAATGATGATTTAGGAGAACTTATTTTTGAAATGGATAAACCAGCAAAAGTAGGAGATTATGTTCAAGTTTCAATAAGACCTGAAAAAATAAAATTATCAAAGACTATGCCTAAAAAATTAAATGAAAATCATAACATATTGAAAGTATATGTAGATGAAGTTATTTATTCTGGATTTCAAAGTAAATACTTTGTTTGGCTTAATAATGATAAAAAAAATCCATTTAAAGTATTCAAGCAGCATGCTGTTTATTTTGATGATAATGATGAAGGAGCTATCTGGTGGGATGAAGATGCTTATATATCTTGGGATGCAGATGATGGATTTTTAGTAGAGGTGAGAACTGGTGAAGAAAAATAA
- a CDS encoding Na/Pi cotransporter family protein — protein MYLDVFFKVVGGLGLFLYGMENMSSGMQKIAGEKLKKTLAALTTNRIMAILMGIFVTGMAQSSSVSTVMTIGFINASLLTLQQGLGVILGANIGTTITGWLLALNIGKYGLPIVGFAAITFMFLKGEKSRTRALTIMGFGFIFLGLELMSTGLSPLRTLPKFIELFHSFKANTFLGVIKVALVGALLTAVVQSSAATLGITITLAVQGLIDYPTAVALVLGENVGTTVTALFASIGANSNAKRAAYAHTLINIVGVIWATVLFKPYLKLLENFSDPAVNISTSIATAHTIFNIVNVILFIPFVGYLAKFLCKIVKDDDNGVVKVTRLSSLMVTLPNVIISQTKTEILAMASNIKEVFFKLEELYYDDSKLEVYCEEINGIEYKLDLYEKEVSDANFSILNKGLQASYVEQTRGNLITCDEYETISDYLARVSNGLRRLKSDDILLTDVKKETLQKLNSMVFDFFDDINKAYDTNNKELFIVSIKKYTAIKNLYKEARNEHFANEATNNDIMPSKLSTGYMDILNYYRRATDHIYNIIEHYAKI, from the coding sequence ATGTATTTAGACGTCTTTTTTAAGGTGGTAGGAGGACTGGGACTTTTCCTTTATGGTATGGAAAATATGTCTTCTGGAATGCAGAAAATAGCTGGAGAAAAATTGAAAAAAACTTTAGCTGCTCTTACTACTAATAGGATAATGGCTATTCTTATGGGGATATTTGTAACAGGAATGGCACAATCTTCATCTGTAAGCACTGTTATGACAATAGGTTTTATCAATGCTTCTCTTCTCACTCTTCAGCAAGGTCTTGGTGTTATTCTTGGAGCTAATATTGGTACTACTATTACTGGATGGCTTTTAGCTCTTAACATTGGTAAATATGGACTCCCAATAGTTGGATTTGCAGCTATTACATTCATGTTTTTAAAAGGGGAAAAAAGCAGAACTAGAGCTCTTACAATAATGGGGTTTGGATTTATTTTTTTAGGACTTGAATTAATGAGTACAGGATTAAGTCCATTAAGAACACTTCCTAAATTTATAGAATTATTTCATTCTTTTAAAGCAAATACATTTTTAGGAGTTATAAAAGTTGCGCTTGTTGGTGCTCTCCTTACTGCTGTTGTCCAATCTTCAGCTGCTACTTTGGGAATCACTATTACATTAGCTGTACAGGGACTTATAGATTATCCTACAGCAGTTGCTCTTGTTCTTGGAGAAAACGTTGGTACTACAGTTACTGCATTATTTGCTTCTATTGGTGCCAATTCAAATGCTAAAAGAGCTGCTTATGCTCATACTCTCATCAATATAGTTGGAGTTATATGGGCAACTGTATTATTTAAACCATACTTAAAATTATTAGAAAATTTTTCAGATCCAGCTGTAAATATCTCTACATCAATAGCTACTGCACATACTATTTTTAATATAGTAAATGTTATTTTATTCATTCCATTTGTTGGCTATCTAGCTAAGTTCTTATGTAAAATTGTTAAAGATGATGATAATGGTGTTGTAAAAGTAACTCGTTTAAGCTCTCTGATGGTGACCCTTCCCAATGTTATTATCAGCCAGACTAAAACAGAAATATTAGCAATGGCTTCTAATATCAAAGAGGTATTCTTTAAACTGGAAGAACTTTATTATGATGATTCCAAATTAGAAGTCTATTGTGAAGAAATAAATGGAATTGAATATAAACTTGATCTTTATGAAAAAGAAGTATCTGATGCAAATTTCTCCATACTTAATAAAGGACTGCAAGCATCTTATGTAGAACAAACAAGAGGAAATCTTATTACATGTGATGAATATGAAACTATCAGTGATTACCTTGCAAGAGTATCCAATGGACTTAGAAGGCTGAAATCTGATGATATTCTCCTTACTGATGTAAAAAAAGAAACTCTTCAAAAACTTAATAGTATGGTTTTTGATTTTTTCGATGACATAAATAAAGCCTATGATACAAATAATAAAGAACTCTTCATTGTTTCTATTAAGAAATACACAGCTATAAAGAATCTCTATAAAGAAGCAAGAAATGAACATTTTGCCAATGAAGCTACTAATAATGATATAATGCCTTCTAAGTTAAGTACTGGGTATATGGATATTCTAAACTATTATAGAAGAGCTACTGACCATATTTATAATATAATTGAACACTATGCAAAAATTTGA